A single genomic interval of Mucilaginibacter robiniae harbors:
- a CDS encoding Crp/Fnr family transcriptional regulator, protein MDAAHQLIMANVGKHLSLTPDETACFSQMLVQKKFKRKHFLLQQGETCRYSAFVTGGCLRGYTLDRNGFEHVLSFAPSDWWMADMYSLLTQQPGSLNIEALEDTEVWLLSKYDQEQLYLQVPKFERFFRILTEKSLIAYQQRLIDNLSLTASERYARFCQRYPTLIHHLPQKQIAAYIGVTPEFFSKMKKEFG, encoded by the coding sequence ATGGATGCAGCACACCAACTCATAATGGCTAACGTAGGTAAACACTTATCACTTACCCCAGATGAAACTGCTTGCTTTAGCCAAATGCTGGTTCAGAAAAAGTTTAAGCGCAAACACTTTTTACTGCAACAAGGAGAAACTTGCCGGTATTCGGCGTTTGTAACCGGTGGTTGCTTGCGGGGCTATACACTAGACCGTAACGGCTTTGAACATGTACTAAGTTTTGCGCCATCTGATTGGTGGATGGCTGATATGTATAGCTTACTCACTCAACAGCCGGGTAGCTTGAATATTGAAGCTTTAGAAGATACCGAAGTATGGCTATTATCTAAGTACGATCAAGAACAACTTTACTTGCAAGTACCCAAATTTGAACGCTTTTTCCGCATTTTGACCGAAAAATCATTGATTGCCTATCAGCAACGTTTAATTGATAACTTGAGCCTCACAGCTAGCGAACGTTATGCCCGTTTTTGCCAACGCTATCCCACCCTTATTCATCATTTACCCCAAAAACAAATTGCCGCTTATATTGGCGTTACGCCTGAATTTTTCAGCAAAATGAAGAAGGAGTTTGGTTAA